A genomic region of Deltaproteobacteria bacterium HGW-Deltaproteobacteria-18 contains the following coding sequences:
- a CDS encoding flagellin — protein MSLVINHNLMAMNSARNLSNSYSNLATSTRRLSSGLRVGTAADDAAGLAIRELMRADIASLNQGVRNANDAISMIQTADGALQVIDEKLIRMKELATQAATGTYGSDQRLIIDSEYQAMASEITRIANATDFNGIYLLNGNLSSSYQNAAEWRLDHSGAGLQSRGALKIHFGTGNDSSEDYYYIAIGNSTASALGVGNQSDRSISSAGFSISTQQGAQEALDAINTAIISKDKIRASLGSLQNRLENTITNLTIQAENLQAAESRISDVDVAQEMTEFVRNQILTQSAVAMLAQANQLPQMAMQLMQG, from the coding sequence ATGTCTTTGGTCATAAATCACAACTTGATGGCGATGAACTCCGCCAGGAACCTGTCCAATTCGTACAGCAATTTAGCAACCTCGACCCGGCGCCTATCCTCCGGATTGCGCGTTGGCACCGCCGCCGACGACGCGGCAGGCCTCGCCATCCGGGAGTTGATGCGCGCCGATATTGCGTCCCTCAATCAAGGTGTCCGCAACGCCAACGATGCCATCTCCATGATTCAGACGGCCGACGGTGCCCTGCAGGTCATCGATGAAAAATTGATCCGCATGAAAGAATTGGCCACCCAGGCAGCTACCGGCACCTATGGTTCGGATCAGCGCCTGATCATCGATTCGGAGTACCAGGCCATGGCCTCGGAAATTACCCGAATCGCCAATGCGACAGATTTCAACGGAATTTATCTGCTCAACGGCAATCTTTCATCCTCGTATCAGAATGCCGCCGAATGGAGGCTCGATCACAGCGGTGCCGGCCTGCAGTCCAGAGGGGCACTGAAGATCCATTTCGGCACCGGCAATGACAGCAGCGAAGACTACTACTACATCGCCATCGGCAATTCCACCGCTTCGGCCCTGGGTGTAGGAAACCAATCCGACCGCAGTATCTCGAGCGCGGGATTCAGCATCTCCACCCAGCAGGGAGCCCAGGAAGCGCTCGACGCCATCAACACCGCCATTATTTCCAAGGACAAGATCCGGGCCAGTCTTGGTTCGCTGCAGAACCGGCTGGAGAATACCATCACCAACCTGACCATCCAGGCCGAGAATCTGCAGGCCGCGGAGTCCCGCATCTCCGACGTGGATGTGGCTCAGGAAATGACGGAATTCGTGCGCAACCAGATCCTGACCCAATCTGCCGTGGCCATGCTGGCTCAGGCCAACCAGCTGCCGCAGATGGCCATGCAGCTCATGCAGGGCTAA
- the rnc gene encoding ribonuclease III, with the protein MSLEVPSDALQALQNEIHYEFKQVKLLIQALTHSSHANEHACPHNERLEFLGDAVLELAVSQELFRKFPEVQEGHLTKMRSALVSEGALAQAARKIRLGECLLLGRGEDVQGGREKNSVLSDALEAVLGAVYLDGGLASAITCVNFLFEGQWPAPPETFRPRDFKSLLQEATQRIWKARPSYALRDSHGPEHAKQYTVVVTMPDKTEVEWEERSMRKAEQGAAEQALLLLRKRFPDLSGPEA; encoded by the coding sequence ATGTCACTGGAAGTTCCATCGGATGCACTGCAAGCGCTGCAGAATGAAATCCATTATGAATTCAAGCAAGTCAAGCTTTTAATCCAAGCTCTCACACACAGTTCCCACGCCAATGAACACGCCTGTCCGCATAACGAACGGCTCGAATTTCTTGGTGATGCTGTTCTGGAGTTGGCTGTATCCCAGGAATTATTTCGCAAATTCCCGGAAGTGCAGGAAGGCCATCTTACCAAAATGCGTTCCGCGCTGGTCAGTGAGGGCGCGCTGGCGCAGGCGGCCAGAAAGATTCGCCTCGGCGAATGCCTGCTCCTGGGCCGCGGGGAGGATGTGCAGGGCGGAAGAGAAAAAAATTCCGTGCTGAGCGATGCCCTGGAAGCGGTGCTGGGAGCCGTCTACCTTGATGGTGGCCTTGCGTCCGCGATCACATGTGTCAATTTTTTGTTTGAGGGGCAGTGGCCCGCGCCTCCGGAGACCTTCCGCCCGCGTGACTTCAAAAGCCTGTTGCAGGAAGCCACCCAGCGCATCTGGAAGGCCCGGCCTTCATACGCGTTGCGCGACAGTCACGGCCCGGAACACGCCAAGCAGTACACCGTCGTCGTAACCATGCCGGATAAAACCGAAGTGGAATGGGAGGAGCGCAGCATGCGCAAGGCTGAACAGGGCGCGGCCGAACAGGCTCTGCTGCTGCTGCGGAAACGCTTTCCCGATCTTTCCGGGCCTGAAGCGTAA
- a CDS encoding acyl-CoA synthetase: MELPVTLRFSMRDDYLHALFSPQAIAVVGSFDSAGASARVVLSNLEGWGYQGRIVPVNWTSRQAPGNLEDLKGIDLAVVCLVPELVPDALERIADMGIKAVIITSAGFREIGGQGYYLEESIIQLAERRNLTLLGPNCLGVASWADHLNASLISRLPSQGNIAFFSPSGSMCNAILDWAASEDIGFSKFASLGNRAVIDEASMLQFLAEDPQTSVIIGYLEGMNNGRRFARISQTITHEKPVIMLQAGMTEHGQKAISSHVGALTGSERAYQTALRQAGIIQVDNLSTLFDLARMFGTQSLPKGPNLAIVTNSGGAGILAADGMAGTSLNLPRLGRDTAARLADVLPRHAQTSNLVDIGMEATPVQYAQALDTVLRDRQIQMALLVIAPGLGVDLQAIVRELVALPRPDGKTVAVCLIGQEGVMEEKRFLQRHGLPCYSNPKAALASFEAMLRYAGWKTKSYPVEVCYRRDKAKAERFLKDCLDVRKTELFGFEMQPLLMAYELGFPRTELARTSKSAVKIAKRLACSVALKIASPHIEYKSDVGGVEVNLQTSEEVRQAFLQVTSRVQRLRSEAFVSGCLVQEMILGKPAEVCIRVQRDPKFGPLIRFGLSGSQADIFQEYSMRLAPLSLEDASGMMRELKVFSLLKRERGRDALDLRALEDVLLTVSQMTLDFPEIYTLEFDPVLVTSRGAWVAGARMSLLPQSE; encoded by the coding sequence ATGGAACTTCCAGTGACATTAAGGTTCTCCATGAGAGACGATTATCTTCACGCCCTATTTTCTCCCCAAGCTATCGCCGTTGTCGGATCATTCGACAGCGCAGGAGCCTCGGCCCGTGTCGTGCTTTCCAATCTTGAAGGCTGGGGGTATCAGGGGAGGATTGTTCCCGTCAATTGGACCTCCAGGCAGGCTCCCGGCAATCTTGAAGACCTCAAGGGGATCGACCTTGCGGTGGTCTGCCTTGTCCCTGAGCTTGTGCCCGACGCCCTGGAGCGGATCGCGGACATGGGCATCAAGGCGGTCATCATCACCTCCGCCGGATTTCGGGAGATCGGAGGGCAGGGCTACTACCTCGAAGAATCCATCATCCAGCTGGCTGAGCGCCGAAACCTGACCCTGCTTGGCCCCAACTGTCTGGGCGTGGCCTCCTGGGCCGACCATCTGAACGCATCGCTCATCTCCCGGCTGCCCAGCCAGGGCAACATCGCCTTTTTTTCGCCGTCCGGATCCATGTGCAACGCAATTCTGGATTGGGCCGCAAGCGAGGATATAGGCTTTTCCAAATTCGCAAGCCTCGGTAACCGCGCGGTCATCGATGAAGCGTCCATGCTCCAGTTTCTGGCCGAAGACCCCCAGACCAGCGTTATCATAGGTTACCTTGAGGGCATGAACAACGGCCGTCGTTTTGCGCGCATCAGCCAGACCATCACCCACGAAAAGCCGGTCATCATGCTGCAGGCCGGTATGACAGAACACGGGCAGAAGGCAATTTCTTCCCATGTGGGCGCTCTCACTGGATCGGAGCGGGCCTATCAGACGGCCCTGCGGCAGGCGGGCATCATCCAGGTGGACAATCTCTCCACTCTTTTCGACCTGGCGCGCATGTTCGGAACCCAGTCGCTGCCCAAGGGGCCGAATCTGGCCATCGTCACCAATTCCGGAGGAGCCGGGATTCTGGCCGCCGACGGAATGGCCGGGACCAGCCTCAACCTCCCGCGCCTTGGCCGCGATACGGCCGCCCGCCTGGCTGACGTTCTTCCCCGCCATGCGCAGACATCCAATCTTGTGGACATAGGCATGGAAGCCACTCCCGTGCAGTATGCCCAGGCCCTGGACACGGTGCTTCGCGACCGGCAGATTCAGATGGCCTTGCTGGTCATCGCTCCGGGACTTGGCGTGGACCTGCAGGCCATCGTGCGCGAACTGGTCGCCTTGCCCAGGCCGGATGGCAAGACCGTTGCGGTCTGCCTGATCGGCCAGGAAGGGGTGATGGAAGAGAAACGTTTTCTGCAGCGTCACGGCCTGCCCTGCTATTCCAACCCCAAGGCGGCGCTGGCCAGTTTCGAGGCCATGCTTCGCTATGCCGGGTGGAAGACCAAATCCTACCCTGTGGAGGTCTGTTACCGCCGGGACAAGGCCAAGGCCGAGCGTTTTCTGAAGGACTGTCTGGATGTCCGCAAGACCGAGCTGTTCGGCTTTGAAATGCAGCCCCTGCTCATGGCCTACGAGCTTGGCTTTCCTCGTACGGAGCTTGCCCGCACCAGCAAGAGCGCGGTCAAGATCGCCAAGCGTTTGGCCTGTTCCGTGGCACTGAAGATTGCATCCCCGCATATCGAGTACAAAAGCGATGTGGGCGGGGTCGAGGTCAACCTGCAGACTTCCGAAGAGGTTCGCCAGGCCTTTTTGCAAGTGACCTCGCGCGTGCAGCGCCTGCGCAGCGAAGCCTTTGTCTCGGGCTGTCTGGTCCAGGAGATGATTCTGGGCAAACCGGCGGAAGTCTGCATCCGGGTCCAGCGCGACCCGAAATTCGGTCCACTGATCCGTTTCGGGCTGTCGGGCAGTCAGGCGGACATTTTTCAGGAGTATTCGATGCGCCTTGCGCCGCTATCCCTGGAAGACGCCTCCGGAATGATGCGCGAGCTCAAGGTCTTCTCTCTGCTCAAGCGGGAGCGCGGGCGCGACGCGCTGGACTTGAGGGCTCTTGAGGATGTATTGCTTACAGTGTCGCAGATGACTCTGGATTTTCCTGAAATTTACACCCTGGAGTTCGATCCTGTTCTGGTCACGTCGAGGGGGGCCTGGGTGGCCGGAGCGCGAATGTCTCTTTTGCCTCAGTCTGAATAG
- a CDS encoding citramalate synthase: MNTIQIYDTTLRDGTQSEELNLSTEDKLRIATKLDQLGVAYIEGGWPGSNPKDKRFFAEMQQYQLSTAKLAAFGSTHAAKVSAENDANLLALIESGAPVMTIFGKTWDIHVTDALKISLERNLELIRDSLAFLRPHAKELFYDAEHFFDGYKKNADYAISCLRTALDSGSDLLVLCDTNGGTLPEEIAAIMDAVRTRLPEAPLGIHVHNDCELAVANSLAAVRHGAIQVQGTMNGYGERCGNANLCSIIGNLELKMGYSCLPEGKLERLTDTSAFVAEVANLRCFKRQAYTGQSAFTHKGGVHVAAVRRNPRTYEHIEPELVGNKQRILLSDLAGQSNILFKAKQYGFELDKGDPFVLELLTELKNREDQGYEYSAAEASYELLVNRVLGRARNYFRLISFRIMDSVFTEGMEPFTEATVMLRVGGMIEHTAATGKGPVNAMDCALRKGLERFYPNLGEMHLLDFKVRVLTGSVREDGHGGTAAVVRVLIESGDQKSRWTTVGVSYNIIEASRQALEDSINYKLFKDDQKKLTQAIREI; encoded by the coding sequence ATGAATACCATTCAAATCTACGACACCACCTTGCGCGACGGCACCCAGTCCGAGGAGCTCAATCTCTCGACAGAGGACAAGCTACGCATCGCCACCAAACTGGACCAGCTCGGGGTGGCCTACATCGAAGGAGGATGGCCCGGCTCCAATCCCAAGGACAAACGCTTTTTCGCGGAGATGCAGCAGTACCAGCTCAGCACGGCCAAGCTGGCGGCATTCGGATCTACTCATGCCGCCAAGGTCTCGGCGGAGAACGACGCCAATCTGCTCGCGCTCATCGAATCCGGCGCTCCGGTAATGACCATCTTCGGCAAGACCTGGGACATCCATGTCACCGATGCCCTGAAAATCAGCCTGGAACGCAATCTCGAACTCATCCGCGACTCCCTCGCCTTCCTGCGCCCCCACGCCAAAGAACTCTTCTACGATGCAGAGCATTTTTTCGACGGCTACAAAAAGAACGCGGACTACGCCATCTCCTGCCTGCGCACTGCGCTGGACTCCGGTTCGGATCTTCTGGTGCTCTGCGACACCAACGGCGGCACCCTGCCGGAAGAAATCGCCGCCATCATGGACGCGGTACGCACACGCCTGCCCGAAGCACCCCTGGGCATCCACGTCCATAACGACTGCGAGCTAGCCGTGGCCAATTCCCTGGCGGCCGTAAGGCACGGGGCCATTCAGGTCCAGGGCACCATGAACGGCTATGGCGAACGCTGCGGCAACGCCAACCTCTGTTCCATCATCGGCAACCTTGAACTCAAGATGGGATATTCCTGCCTGCCCGAAGGGAAGCTTGAACGCCTGACCGACACCTCGGCCTTTGTGGCCGAAGTGGCCAACCTGCGCTGCTTCAAACGCCAGGCGTACACAGGTCAGTCGGCCTTCACGCACAAGGGCGGGGTGCATGTCGCAGCGGTGCGCCGCAACCCCCGCACCTACGAACACATCGAACCCGAACTGGTCGGAAACAAGCAGCGCATCCTGCTCTCCGACCTGGCCGGACAGTCCAACATCCTCTTCAAGGCCAAGCAGTACGGATTCGAACTGGACAAGGGCGATCCCTTTGTCCTTGAGCTTCTGACCGAGCTCAAAAACCGCGAGGACCAGGGCTACGAATATTCCGCTGCCGAAGCGTCCTACGAACTGCTGGTCAACCGCGTGCTGGGACGAGCCCGCAACTATTTCAGGCTGATCAGCTTCCGCATCATGGACTCGGTCTTCACCGAAGGGATGGAGCCCTTCACCGAGGCCACGGTCATGCTGCGCGTGGGCGGAATGATCGAACACACGGCGGCCACTGGCAAGGGCCCGGTCAACGCCATGGACTGCGCCCTGCGCAAAGGCCTTGAACGCTTCTACCCCAACCTGGGCGAGATGCACCTCCTGGACTTCAAAGTGCGCGTCCTGACCGGATCGGTTCGTGAAGACGGGCATGGCGGAACCGCAGCCGTGGTGCGGGTGCTTATCGAATCAGGAGACCAGAAGAGCCGATGGACCACGGTGGGAGTATCCTACAACATCATCGAGGCCAGCCGCCAGGCGCTGGAGGATTCCATCAATTACAAGCTCTTCAAGGACGACCAGAAGAAACTGACCCAGGCCATCCGGGAGATTTGA
- a CDS encoding lipid-A-disaccharide synthase: protein MTNAPTIWINAGETSGDLHGQLLVQALRKHCPEASFMGMAGPAMREEGVEPRLRTEALSVMGFTEVLAQLPKIMGLLRTLKSQLETSRPDVVVVIDAPDFHFRVARIAQSLGIPVVYYISPKLWAWREGRVAFLRGHIDRLVSILPFEVEFYARHGLSIDYVGHPLLDSIRTPRIMNVRRHDNRIGILPGSRKREITSLLPIFSRAAALLAARYPDLEFVLPVAPGMDRKLIRSCWVSNTPVTLVESSARYELMRSCRAIMAASGTATLETALLEVPTAVAYKFSNLTYLVGRMLVKVPFISLPNLILGEPVFPEFLQHDANPAAMAAAVAQWIEETPSRARVLDQLGTLPSLLGNGGATERAAKIVLDTMLRP from the coding sequence ATGACAAACGCGCCCACCATCTGGATTAACGCCGGTGAAACCTCCGGCGACCTGCACGGTCAGCTTCTGGTTCAGGCTCTGCGTAAGCACTGCCCCGAAGCATCGTTCATGGGCATGGCCGGTCCTGCCATGCGGGAAGAAGGGGTTGAACCCCGGCTCCGCACAGAGGCCCTTTCGGTCATGGGTTTTACCGAGGTATTGGCCCAGCTGCCCAAAATCATGGGCCTTTTGCGCACCCTGAAGAGTCAGCTGGAAACGTCACGCCCGGACGTTGTAGTAGTCATCGACGCTCCGGATTTTCACTTCCGTGTAGCCCGAATAGCGCAGAGCCTGGGCATCCCCGTCGTGTATTACATCAGTCCCAAGCTGTGGGCCTGGCGGGAGGGCCGGGTTGCGTTCCTGCGCGGCCACATCGACCGTCTCGTCTCCATCCTTCCTTTTGAAGTCGAATTCTACGCCCGGCACGGCTTGTCCATCGATTATGTCGGTCATCCCCTGCTTGATTCCATCAGAACGCCCCGGATCATGAACGTCCGCCGCCACGACAACCGGATCGGCATCCTTCCAGGCAGCCGCAAACGCGAAATCACGTCCCTGCTGCCCATCTTCTCCCGCGCAGCCGCCCTGCTGGCCGCCCGTTATCCGGATCTTGAATTCGTATTGCCCGTGGCTCCGGGCATGGACCGGAAGCTGATCCGCAGTTGCTGGGTCTCGAACACTCCGGTCACCTTGGTCGAAAGCTCCGCCCGTTACGAACTCATGCGCTCCTGCCGGGCCATCATGGCCGCTTCGGGCACCGCTACGCTGGAAACGGCCCTGCTTGAAGTGCCCACCGCCGTGGCCTACAAATTTTCGAACCTGACCTATCTTGTGGGGCGCATGCTTGTGAAGGTGCCTTTCATCTCCCTGCCGAACCTCATCCTGGGCGAGCCTGTCTTCCCCGAATTCCTGCAGCACGACGCCAACCCTGCTGCCATGGCCGCCGCCGTGGCGCAATGGATCGAGGAGACGCCCTCCAGAGCTCGCGTCCTCGATCAACTTGGCACCCTGCCATCACTGCTCGGCAACGGCGGGGCAACGGAGCGCGCGGCGAAAATCGTCCTGGACACCATGCTTCGGCCTTAA